The segment ACCGGAACCCCTCGGCCGCGGCAATCCGCGGCCAGCGTCTGATACACGTCGGAGAGAATCCGAAATCGCTCGGATTCCAGGCCGTTCTTGATCTGCCTGGCGCTCGCTCCTGGTTTTAGCCCGGCAGAGTTGATGGCGTCTTGATAAATCGGGATGTCCCAGCCGAACCCCGCGGTCATCAACCGTCGGAGCCGCCGCTCGTCCCAGTCAAGGTCGGCGGCGGTCGCTTGCACGATCACCAGGTCGGGCGCGAGCAGCCAGCCGAGGCGCTCCAGATGCTCGCGCCGTTGGCCCGGCGAGTAGCCGGGAACGCAGAGGTTCAGGATCTCAATCCGAGGGCCGCCGACCACGGTCGATCGAGCGTTCAGGGCCTGTTCCAGCCTCGGCTCGAACCCTTCGCCATCATGCACGCCCCAGCCGACGCCGATGGAATCGCCGATCAGAACCGCTCGAACGGTCCCCTCCGGCTTCTCGGCGTCGTACTCCTGGTCGCGTAGGCCAAGGGCATTGGTCGTCCAGTGGGCCTGTTGAAAGATGGTCGTGAACGACGGCGTCAGGACGCACTCACGCATATCCTCAACCGGTTGCGCCAGGTCCGTCGCCTTGAACGGCGGTGGTTTGGCCGGAGCGGACGCAAGCGACTGACCGTCGAGCCGTCGTCCCGTATCGAGCAGGTGCTCATAGTAGCCGGCCTCCATGCGGTCGAGGTCGACCGAATTCTTCCCGGCAAGCAAGAACGAATCGGTCACGCCGGGGCGGAACGAATCGGGGGCCAATCCCCAGCAGAGCAGGGCCGCTGCCAGCGCGAACTGGCGACGAAGGGAACGAGTCCCCGTCGAGATTGCACCGGCAGGGCGAGGAGTTGCGCTCACGATCCCAACCCCCGGCGCAGCATGGCCAACCAGGCGTCGAGGCTCGGGCTGGTCCAGAGCGACCAGAGCAAGGAGATGGTGACGAACGTCGCCGCCACCTTCGCCGAGCGGACCAGGCCGTCTTGCACGCGGGACGAGGTCGAAGGTGCTGTCACCACCTTGCGGCGAACCCGCGAGCGCCGGGCGTCGAGCTGCACGTTGATCAGCACAAAGACGCCCAGGATGCTCCAGAACAGGGCATCCGGCACGCTGAAGTGCCACGATCCGCTCAGCCAGAACGACTGGTACGCATGCAAGAACCACGTGGCGACGAACACCACGGTCGTTGCCGCCGCCAGCGCCTGCCATTGCGGCCGGCGCTTCAGGCGGAACGCCACCGGATTGAAGAAGACGCGGACCATGAAGTCTTTCCAGTAGATGTTGATCCGTCGCCAGTAGTCGGTGAAGCTCGTCGCCAGCAAGTAATGATGATGCGTCTCGGGCAGCTTGAACCCGAACAGGTGCAGCATGCCGCACGCAATGTGAAACTGCCCCGATACGTGCAGGTAAAGCAGATAATTGCACGAGAGGAACCGTGCCAGGCTACCGGGTCCAGCCACCTGATCGGGGCTGATCAACAACTCGTGGTAGACGAGACGATAGAGCAGCAAATGAACGAATCCCCGCAGCATCATCTTCAGGCCGTCACGCTGAACCGCGTGAATCTCTCCCGAGAAATACCCGCGCTGCATCGTCCGGTAGTCAACGACCGGAAAATGCAGGAAGCAGTAATTCGGCAGCAGGAAGAAATAGCTCAGCACATCGCTCGTGGGCTCGGCCTTCTGCGCATGCTTCAACTCATATAGGAAAATGATCAGCCGAAACATGAACATAGTGCCGAGAATCGGCAGGACCGGCGACGGCAAGCTCGACTCGATCACCCCCGCCTGAATCAGACCCAGGCCAATCCCCACGCCCAGCACGCCGGCCACCTTGGCCAGCCAGGGCAGGGGAGTCAGGCAGAGGCCGATCAGACCCAGAGCAATCGGCAGGACCACCACCGCCGTCGAGACACCGAAGACCCACACCAGGCCCACGATCGAGGCGCCGATGAAGAAGGGTTTCTTCCACCGAAACGGCAAGAGGTAGTGAACCGGAAGGGCCGCGGCCGCAATCGCCAGCAAGAGGTGAAAGCCTCGCCCCTCAAGGTTGTACACATGGGCAAGCCCCACCAGCAGCCCAAGCTGAAGCATCACCGGCAGAAAGTGCCGAAGGCTTCGGCGGCAGGTCTCCGGCTCGCCGGGAAAGAGTCCGGGCGTTCGGGGAAGGGGTTGGGTCTCGGTGCGCTCGCGAACGAACCGACGATGAGGCGCGCGAGGTGGCGCGACAATCCTGGTCATGGCGAGCCGCATGGGGCCATCCCCCTTCCATGGCGGACGAATGATTCGGCTTCGGGTGCGTCGGGATCGGCCGGAATGGGCGATCATCACAGACGCTCGACGCAACGGGTCGATGCTCGAAAAAACGGCGAGCGGTGTGTCGGGCCGCGATCCCCGTTTGCAAAAAGACCTTGAAAGACGTGGACAGGTGCCGTGATGCAAGGGGGCCGGGCCATCCCTGTGCCCGTTGGTGCCCCCTTGCCATCGCATCCGTGCGTCCTTCCGACACCCTTCGACGAACCGCGGTACACCGAGAACATCGACGTGCGCGGCCCAGGGCGTCGTCAACCTGATCGGTCGCGTCCTGCCTCGTCGAAAAAGCGGCGAGACGCGGATCAGGTTGATTGGGGCTGGGATATACCCGAAGTTCCGCGACCCTGTCAACACGGGCCGCGCGACTTGTCTTCCCGGTTTTTTTTCTTCAATCGGCGCAATGCGAGACAGGCAAAGCGAGTGGAGCGCTTCACTGACACTCGAATTGCCGACCCCTCGTGCTCCCCTCCTTTTTGCCGAAGCGGTTCGCCTTGTCCGAGGCGATGGCTTGGGCTATTGTGCCTCAATCATCACAGAGAAACCGGCACGCTTCGCGCCTTGTCGGCGGGCGGCAGGTTGAGCAGCGTCTGCGACGGCCAGGGAGGGCGAGTCACGATGCCGCTTCGTCGTTTATCGCGTGGAATCCGTTCACGAGGCCCGGAACTGGTGCTGGCCTTCGCCTCGTTGGTGACCTTTTTGGGGTTGCTCGGCGCCGTCGATCTCTGGGGAAAACGTGAACAACGGGCCGCGGCCGAGGCGCTCGACACCGTCGAGCACGGCCACTGGTTGATCGCTGAGATTCAAAGCCGTCCCCGGCTCGAAAAGCCTCCCCTACCTCGCTGGGTCAGCGGTAGCCTGATGCTCGTGAGTGGCCGGAGCGACGAGATGATGGTCCGGCTCCCCTCGGCCCTGTCGGCCGTCGGGGTGACCTTGCTCGTCTACGGGCTGGGCCGTCGGATGGGCGGCCGATCGGTCGGCCTTGCCGCAGGGCTAGCGTATTGCACCACCTTCTATGTGATCAGCGAGCATCGCCAGGCCGGCAACGACGGACCGCTTGCCTTTTTCACCACGCTCGCCCTCTATGCTGCCTGGCGACGCCTGCACGGCGATCGGGAGGGGGCCGAACTGGCCTCTCCGGCCGATGAGCCGGGGTCGTCCCGATGGACTCTGGCCATGTACGCGGCGCTCGGGCTCGGGTTTCTCACCAAGGGGCCGGTCATTCTGGTCCTGGTCGGCCTGACCGTCTTGCCCTATCTGATGCTGGCCCGCCGCTTCGGGCCGGGCATGCGATTGCTGGCCGACTGGCGAGGGATCCTGTTGATGCTGGGCCTCTGCCTCGCCTGGCCCGTGCCGGTCGTCCTGGCTCGGTTCGATGCCCTCAGCGTCTGGTGGCTGGAGATTGGGCAGAAGGTCGGTTCGGCCGGTGTGATGCACCACAGCCGTCGGACCCCCTTGGTGGCCGAGTGGTTCTGGATGGCGATGCCCTGGACCCCTCTGGCCCTGGTGGCGCTCGCCCTCCCCTTCACGGCCCGCGGTCGATCGGCCCGACCAACCATCTGGTTCGCCTGGCTCTGGGCCTTTGCCAACCTGCTGATGTTCAGCACCTGGTCGGTGGCCAAGCCGAATTACTACGTTCCTTGCCTGCCCGCCGTGGCCCTGCTGGCCGGTTCGGAATGGGTGCGATTGGCCCGAGCGGCCCGGACCGGAGCCGTTGCCCCCAGGCTCATGGTGCAGTCGACCTGGGTGGTTTTGTTCGTG is part of the Tautonia marina genome and harbors:
- a CDS encoding ArnT family glycosyltransferase, with the protein product MPLRRLSRGIRSRGPELVLAFASLVTFLGLLGAVDLWGKREQRAAAEALDTVEHGHWLIAEIQSRPRLEKPPLPRWVSGSLMLVSGRSDEMMVRLPSALSAVGVTLLVYGLGRRMGGRSVGLAAGLAYCTTFYVISEHRQAGNDGPLAFFTTLALYAAWRRLHGDREGAELASPADEPGSSRWTLAMYAALGLGFLTKGPVILVLVGLTVLPYLMLARRFGPGMRLLADWRGILLMLGLCLAWPVPVVLARFDALSVWWLEIGQKVGSAGVMHHSRRTPLVAEWFWMAMPWTPLALVALALPFTARGRSARPTIWFAWLWAFANLLMFSTWSVAKPNYYVPCLPAVALLAGSEWVRLARAARTGAVAPRLMVQSTWVVLFVIACAAPVVISQRAPDLLVPAVGLAVVVSLGVFGSAWSWRRGAEGMALAPIAGAVSCSVLIIYGAIARPVVSNQSHRPLAATINRIVPDDASTVMFFHELDEGLWFYLRNRNLAPVPGSQPETNDAHDLLMEARRGDLIQDPQLRIQRDLDTLLSWIADPGRSTSYMLIRDRVYDHFSPALQGKVTELYREPELHRNELILLRVDPVNELASAETGDGRRGSPAPRR
- a CDS encoding SGNH/GDSL hydrolase family protein; translation: MSATPRPAGAISTGTRSLRRQFALAAALLCWGLAPDSFRPGVTDSFLLAGKNSVDLDRMEAGYYEHLLDTGRRLDGQSLASAPAKPPPFKATDLAQPVEDMRECVLTPSFTTIFQQAHWTTNALGLRDQEYDAEKPEGTVRAVLIGDSIGVGWGVHDGEGFEPRLEQALNARSTVVGGPRIEILNLCVPGYSPGQRREHLERLGWLLAPDLVIVQATAADLDWDERRLRRLMTAGFGWDIPIYQDAINSAGLKPGASARQIKNGLESERFRILSDVYQTLAADCRGRGVPVAWILLPRVGRSLSESERRSLVDLAIASGFDPVIDLSDAFDGLDPNLLAIGPDDYHPNAEGHAILARHLEEALADRPGVPWTQPSRPGSAGGAVHR